From the genome of Vitis riparia cultivar Riparia Gloire de Montpellier isolate 1030 chromosome 2, EGFV_Vit.rip_1.0, whole genome shotgun sequence:
gattTGATAGTTGAAATGGCATCTTAGGCTGGCATGTATAAGAATATTACTCtttggataatatttttagagatatatttcaataaattcagctttctatacaatatttttaagtGGTATAACTAGAAATTTAGTAAATAGAAAGTTGAgagataatatataatatcaaatggGGAGCTTATAATTAATAAGTGAAGTTTTCTTGTCCTTATGGAAGGGAATAATTTAATATTGCCTTTGGAAGAGGAGAGTTTCTTGGTTCATGGGGAAtaattttccaagaaaatatgtGGAACCTATGCATCTTTGGAGTCTATGATCACTTCCTTTGCCTGGATCAAAAGAAATTAGGTACATATGCCATAAGTTTGTGGTTAACTAGAGTAGACCTGtgtatcataattttctaaatttttttagacaAACAAACTcacaaattaaacaaaacttaatgcaTTCATTTCATTAGTGAATCTAGtaattatatttatgaattaaaattggTCTACAAGAATTGTATTGTTTCTCTTCTACataaatgtatttatttatttttaattttctggtTAGACAAATACACTCAAAATCATATAAGACttaatgtatttaatttatttacaatttattagtatttaaaagtaattaagaGCTTAATTTAATTGAGAAACAAATGTGAAAGATGGGGTATCATTAGAATAATCCAGATCCTATTACCCATGAGTTTCAAACTTTTTTAAGTAACCTTTTAAtcattataatttgatttactttttcaaaaaaaaaaaataatcatttttttagtttaactAAATTTCTAGGTTAATTAGGGAAAAGATCTTAAATCTTTACATCATTAGGTATTTCATAGTAGTCTTGGTGGCATGGACCAAACTACAATCATTGtagttgtttgttttctttttcttctttattcttttggTTTGGAAAATAAAGACATGATCTTGAttcataaaaatcatattttaattattattattattattattttgcacaAATCTAAAGCCAAACCAATAAATGGATTCTAAATCAAGTGAGACTACATTAAAGAAGATTtattgcttttaatttttaatgaatctaataatttaagtttagaATCCAAAAAACTgaactaattaattatagattgaaataaaattacttcCAAACACTTTGTGTGGGAgtattaaatatgtaaataaaatgaaaaacttggcttatttacatattaaaaaattattaatttatttttaaattttattttaaataaaatgttattaatcattattagtttttaattatcattattaatttgttatgcttttatgaaaatgttaatattcatattttataacatatactaaaatagtattattatttaataaaataaatataagttacgattttattatatttttagtctttATATTTTGCTAAaactatttatttgttaatttacaTGTAattcaaaagtaattttattttaattagagttgaatttaatttaatttatattatgaaCTAGGCAGGTCAAAATGATCAAGGTGCTCaatcatgatgatgatgatgaggttGATCAGgggttaaattaaatttacaaattgtttataaaattaaaatagaaaaattactttaaaaaaaattaaatttatttacacGAGAGAGTTTTTGTcctttgaaaagtttttaacatctttatatttacaaaataccAATAAATTGTTTTGTGTTGTTCaactttaaaacaattttttaaaaattagttcaaGAAAACATGGGCGTAGGAGtcctaaattattttgtttttgaagaaaGACTCAACCATATAACAAAATAATGTGGTATAGTGTTGATTAAgttcataaatttgaaattccatATAATTTCAAGTCACTAAAATGGGTTACTAAAtctaattttactttatttattacgCTCAAAATATTTATGTGTTAATCCCTAGACCTAATTTGTCAATCTTGCTTAAGGCTATGTTGAGTTTCTAGAaaatttaggctatgtttggttcccaaaaaatatgaaagaaataaaataaagaggaaaagtagaagagaagaaaaaacagaggaaaataaaaaatagattcaaagtcaataaattatttttatatgttttttcaaatttgtttcatttattttcctctattatataaagattaaataattttaaactgtataattttctaactaattttaattatatttcattttctttcgtattttcaataatgaaaccaaacataagaaaaccattttctttaacatttttttttatttccttagtactttctggaaccaaacataacattaaggaaaaatacaagaaaaagaaaataaaaatgaagttatgtttagttccaaaaaatttgagggaaaatataaagaaaagaaaatagagagaagaagcataagtaaaaaaaaaataaaaaagtgaaggaaaataaacaaaatttcgaattcataatttatttttatatgctacttcaaagtaatttaacttattttaacacTTAGATCTTCAACATATCTGCATGCttctattaaataattaagtttttgtaatttctttgtatttatggAGACAGTGTTGATTTCTTCTCATAATATGtttatgcttttaaatttttacatatatataaattcgGCCAATCAATGAGTAAATTCTTCCAGAACATATACCTAACAACTACAAATGAAAGATACATAATATCAAttaccaaattaaataattttaacatgaaagTTCCAAGAAATTCAAAGTTGTTATTTTTTGCCCAACTATTAAAAAGTCCAATTTtaccaacaaaattttatttatatataattagaaaaattcaaacAGCGGAATTAATTAAATGGTTGCTTTCACACTTAGGGGACTTCCTAATAGATATTAATTAGGTAAGTATGAATATGATTTGGTGTTGAAGAAGTTGGCAATTTTGACTAGTGAAAGTACATTCAGAGGGAGTTTAAAAGGATGATCAAACTTAATTTCTTCCACGATTCGTAGTTATCCCTGATTCTTCTCAGGCAGAAATAAAGCAATACCAGCAAGCAGCTACGTCGGATGTACCATCGTTCCTTCCAACCAATAGCAGGTGCCCTTCTTGAAACAAGCATCAGCCCTCCTCGCCGTGGATTGTCGTCAAGCTCTCAACATCAACGCTCGTTGAATTCTGGGCGTGTACAGTCGTCCAGCCCACAGCCCCCAGCCCCCAGCCTGTACCAAGGTCAAGCAGCAACACACAGCAAGTAGCAGGCATTCCGGGTCAAAGACCGTCCGGCTTTTCGCCTGAATCACCATTTGCCCGAACTACACAGAGGAGTATTGGAATGGATTCtcctcaaaattcaaaagaGCCATTTGCATGAAGGACACAAAACGGGACTGGAATGAATCCTACTCAACACTCGTCGAACCCTTTAGCACGAACTACACAGCATATGACTCCAACGAATCCTAGTCAACACACATCGAGCCCTTTTGCACGAACCACACAGCTTAGGACTCCAACGAGTCCTACTCAATACACATCAGGCCCTTTTGCAGGAACCACACTGCGTAGGACTCCAACGAGTCCTACTCAATACACATCAGGCCCTTTTGCAGGAACCACACTGCGTAGGACTCCAACGAGTCCTACTCAATACACATCAGGCCCTTTTGCACGAACCACACTGCGTAGGACTCCAACGAATCCTACTCAATACACATCAGGCCCTTTTGCACGAACCACACAGCGTAGGACTCCAACAAGTCCTACTCAATACACATCAGGCCCTTTTGCAGGAACCACACTGCGTAGGACTCCAACGAATCCTA
Proteins encoded in this window:
- the LOC117906338 gene encoding DNA-directed RNA polymerase II subunit RPB1-like; the encoded protein is MNPTQHSSNPLARTTQHMTPTNPSQHTSSPFARTTQLRTPTSPTQYTSGPFAGTTLRRTPTSPTQYTSGPFAGTTLRRTPTSPTQYTSGPFARTTLRRTPTNPTQYTSGPFARTTQRRTPTSPTQYTSGPFAGTTLRRTPTNPTQHTSSPSARTTQNRTAMNPTQYSSSSSASRTQTNPTQYSSSSSGNRTLPNPAQFSSSSSANRTLTNPTQYSSSSSVSRTLTNPTQYSSSSSGNRTLPNPAQYSSSSSANRTLTNPTQYSSSSSGNRTLRNPA